One Thalassospira marina DNA window includes the following coding sequences:
- the bamA gene encoding outer membrane protein assembly factor BamA — translation MLRKMRTAAMMVALAGATAPAFMPVDAQAQNYPTIQQIRVEGNNRIETGTVDAYLKVRAGDSYDPQKINDSLKALFATDLFADVSISYDDGTMVVKVVENPIINRIAFEGNNHLKDDALTTEVQLKPRVVYTRTKVQADVQRILDLYRRSGRFAATVNPKVIQRDQNRVDLVFEIKEGEATGVRRINFVGNKAFDDGELQGVIRTTTSAWWKILTSDDNYDPDRVTFDRELLRRFYLAAGYADFQVLSSVAELTPDRSDFFITYTVNEGERYKFGDIKINSEIEKLDVSELTPLIKVENGDWYNSEVVDDMIKSLTDYVGDRGYAFVDIKPEIKRDRENNTINVTFNITKGPKVYVERIDIVGNVRTLDEVIRREFRFVEGDAFSSSKLNRSRQRIENLNFFKNVDVKTLPGSEPDKSVVEVDVDEKSTGEFSIGAGYGTDQGPFGQAGIRERNLLGRGQDLRLGFTVGGRSRQVDLSFTEPYFMGRDVSAGFDIFRREDDNQDESSYDEEQTGFGLRAGYNFTEHLSQQVRYGFELDKYSDVDSDASRLLREEDPEFSESTIGQTLTYDQRDSSVSPKEGYFAQVSNDLAGLGGSERYLKSRVSAGYYFPLDRQKEWVLSTKGSSGYIFGIGKDTRISQRFLLGGSSLRGFAAGGVGPRDIASGDAVGGKFYYAGTVQMDFPLGLPSEFALKGRIFSDFGSASGVDGDQPGEMFDTGSLRGSVGIGVGWESPFGPIGVDLSQAVLKEDYDKEEVFRLNFGTRF, via the coding sequence TTGCTGCGAAAAATGCGAACTGCTGCGATGATGGTCGCCCTTGCGGGCGCCACGGCCCCGGCTTTTATGCCGGTTGATGCCCAGGCTCAGAACTATCCTACCATCCAGCAGATCCGCGTGGAAGGGAACAACCGTATCGAGACCGGTACGGTGGATGCATACCTTAAAGTACGCGCAGGCGACTCTTATGATCCGCAAAAGATCAACGACTCGCTTAAGGCTTTGTTTGCGACCGATCTGTTCGCGGACGTTTCCATCTCCTATGATGATGGCACGATGGTTGTGAAGGTGGTTGAAAACCCCATCATCAACCGTATTGCCTTTGAAGGTAATAACCACCTTAAAGACGACGCCCTGACAACCGAGGTGCAGCTTAAACCCCGCGTGGTTTATACACGCACGAAGGTCCAGGCTGACGTTCAGCGTATTCTTGACCTGTATCGTCGTTCCGGCCGTTTTGCCGCCACGGTGAACCCCAAAGTCATTCAGCGCGACCAGAACCGTGTTGACCTTGTTTTTGAAATCAAGGAAGGCGAAGCGACCGGCGTACGCCGCATCAACTTTGTCGGTAACAAGGCGTTTGATGACGGTGAATTGCAGGGTGTGATCCGCACCACCACCAGTGCCTGGTGGAAAATCCTGACGTCGGATGACAATTACGATCCTGACCGCGTGACCTTTGACCGCGAATTGCTGCGCCGTTTCTATCTGGCGGCTGGCTATGCGGATTTCCAGGTGCTGTCATCGGTGGCCGAACTGACGCCGGACCGTTCTGACTTCTTTATTACCTATACGGTCAATGAAGGCGAACGTTACAAATTCGGTGATATCAAGATCAATTCCGAAATTGAAAAGCTGGATGTCAGTGAACTGACACCGCTGATCAAGGTGGAAAACGGCGACTGGTACAATTCCGAAGTTGTCGATGACATGATCAAGTCACTGACGGATTATGTTGGTGACCGGGGTTATGCCTTTGTCGATATCAAACCGGAAATCAAACGCGACCGTGAAAACAACACGATCAATGTGACCTTTAACATCACCAAAGGTCCGAAGGTTTACGTTGAACGCATTGATATTGTTGGTAACGTCCGTACGCTTGATGAGGTTATCCGTCGCGAATTCCGTTTCGTTGAAGGCGACGCATTTAGCAGCTCGAAACTGAACCGTTCGCGCCAGCGTATTGAAAACCTCAACTTCTTCAAAAATGTCGATGTCAAAACCCTTCCGGGCAGCGAACCTGACAAATCGGTTGTTGAAGTTGATGTTGACGAAAAATCGACCGGCGAATTTTCGATCGGTGCCGGTTACGGTACTGACCAGGGTCCTTTTGGTCAGGCCGGTATTCGCGAACGTAACCTTCTTGGTCGCGGCCAGGATTTGCGCCTTGGCTTTACCGTTGGTGGCCGTAGCCGTCAGGTCGATCTGTCATTCACCGAACCGTATTTCATGGGTCGTGATGTCAGTGCCGGCTTTGATATCTTCCGCCGCGAAGACGATAACCAGGACGAAAGCTCGTATGATGAAGAACAGACCGGTTTTGGTCTGCGTGCCGGTTATAACTTTACCGAGCATCTGAGCCAGCAGGTTCGTTACGGTTTCGAGCTTGATAAATATTCTGATGTTGATTCCGATGCATCGCGTCTTCTGCGTGAAGAAGATCCGGAATTCAGTGAGTCAACCATCGGTCAGACACTGACCTACGATCAGCGTGACAGCTCGGTCTCGCCGAAAGAAGGGTATTTCGCCCAGGTTTCGAATGATCTTGCTGGTCTTGGTGGTTCGGAACGTTATCTGAAATCACGTGTGTCGGCTGGTTACTACTTCCCGCTTGATCGCCAGAAAGAATGGGTGCTGAGCACCAAGGGTTCTTCGGGCTATATCTTCGGGATTGGCAAAGATACGCGCATTTCGCAGCGCTTCCTGCTGGGTGGTTCAAGTTTGCGTGGTTTTGCGGCCGGGGGGGTCGGACCACGTGACATCGCAAGCGGTGACGCCGTCGGTGGTAAATTCTACTATGCCGGCACCGTTCAGATGGACTTCCCGCTGGGACTGCCGTCCGAGTTTGCGCTTAAAGGCCGTATCTTCTCGGACTTCGGTTCGGCATCTG
- the rseP gene encoding RIP metalloprotease RseP, whose translation MVTILAFLFVLSVLVFVHEYGHYWVAIKAGVKVESFSIGFGPEIVGWNDKSGTRWKISALPLGGYVKMYGDMNPASAGMRDDLTEEESKHAFHHKGLLARAAIVFAGPFANFIFAIVIFTILFAAVGQQRALPVVGDVSPDSAAASAGLQSDDQILAVDGQSIEWFDELSVLIRQKPGQQVDLTVKRGENTIEVMATPEAVTQGDGPDAVTFGRLGVSAGKFVSHRDGFFDAVGHGVNTTFGIVTQTFSAIGEMIAGERDSSELGGPIRIAQMSGQVAEGGIAPLLSFMGYLSVSLGLINLMPVPLLDGGHLVFYLIEALRGKPMSAKAQEYGFRLGAGLVFSLIIFATWNDLSHLGVWNFFKGLAGG comes from the coding sequence ATGGTCACTATTCTTGCGTTTCTGTTTGTTTTGTCTGTTCTGGTTTTTGTCCATGAATATGGGCATTACTGGGTCGCGATCAAAGCCGGGGTAAAGGTTGAATCCTTTTCCATCGGCTTTGGCCCTGAAATTGTTGGCTGGAACGACAAAAGCGGAACACGCTGGAAAATCAGTGCATTGCCCCTGGGCGGTTATGTCAAGATGTATGGTGACATGAACCCGGCCAGTGCGGGCATGCGCGATGATCTGACCGAAGAAGAAAGCAAACACGCTTTCCATCACAAAGGCCTTCTGGCGCGCGCGGCCATTGTGTTTGCCGGGCCATTTGCCAATTTCATTTTCGCGATTGTGATTTTCACCATCCTGTTTGCCGCCGTTGGCCAACAGCGCGCCTTGCCGGTAGTGGGTGATGTTTCGCCGGACAGTGCCGCGGCAAGTGCTGGCCTGCAGTCGGACGACCAGATTTTGGCTGTCGATGGGCAATCCATTGAATGGTTTGACGAACTTTCGGTTCTTATCCGTCAGAAACCCGGCCAGCAGGTGGATTTAACCGTTAAACGTGGCGAGAACACCATCGAAGTCATGGCAACACCCGAAGCCGTAACACAGGGTGATGGCCCCGATGCCGTGACATTTGGCCGCCTTGGCGTTAGTGCGGGCAAGTTTGTGTCGCACCGTGACGGATTTTTTGATGCGGTCGGGCACGGCGTTAACACAACTTTCGGAATTGTAACGCAAACATTCAGCGCGATTGGCGAAATGATTGCGGGTGAACGTGACAGTTCCGAACTGGGTGGGCCGATCCGAATTGCGCAGATGTCCGGTCAGGTTGCAGAAGGGGGCATTGCTCCGCTGCTATCCTTTATGGGGTATCTGTCTGTCAGTCTTGGATTGATCAACCTGATGCCTGTTCCGCTTCTTGATGGCGGGCATCTGGTTTTTTACCTGATCGAAGCTCTGCGCGGTAAACCAATGAGTGCGAAAGCACAAGAATATGGTTTCCGTCTTGGCGCGGGTTTGGTATTCAGCTTAATCATTTTTGCAACATGGAATGATCTGTCGCATCTGGGCGTCTGGAATTTCTTCAAGGGCCTGGCCGGCGGATGA
- a CDS encoding 1-deoxy-D-xylulose-5-phosphate reductoisomerase, translating to MSVTKSVCIMGVTGSIGKSTADVVLAHSDRYRVDAVTAHRNVSELARMAIELRARYAVIADPALYDDLKAALAGTGIEVGAGETALIEAAERPSDIVIAGIVGAAGLRATLAAIRRGAVIGLANKETLVCAGELMMEEVRKYGATIIPVDSEHSAIFQVLDRDATDKVERILLTASGGPFRTWSLADMADVSREQALAHPNWSMGAKISIDSATMMNKGLELIEACRLFPVPEPQVEILVHPQSVIHSMVEYVDGSVLAQLGTPDMRTPIAYALGWPERLELKLPRLDFTAIGQFSFEAPDINRFPALRLAREALRSGGTLPIVLNAANEVAVAAFLAGRIGFLDIANLVEATMASHADEKLVDIDHVFATDAVARCSTEDMITQKA from the coding sequence ATGTCGGTTACGAAATCTGTTTGCATTATGGGTGTTACCGGTTCCATCGGTAAAAGCACGGCTGATGTCGTTCTTGCCCATTCTGACCGTTACCGTGTTGATGCGGTCACGGCGCATCGAAATGTTTCCGAACTTGCCCGCATGGCAATCGAGCTTCGCGCCCGCTATGCCGTTATTGCTGATCCTGCCCTTTATGACGATCTGAAAGCTGCCCTTGCCGGTACCGGTATCGAAGTTGGGGCAGGGGAAACGGCCTTGATTGAGGCGGCAGAACGTCCTTCTGACATTGTTATTGCCGGTATTGTGGGGGCCGCAGGGCTGCGGGCAACCCTTGCCGCCATCCGCCGTGGTGCGGTTATTGGTTTGGCGAACAAGGAAACGCTGGTTTGTGCGGGCGAGTTGATGATGGAAGAGGTTCGCAAATATGGTGCGACCATCATTCCCGTTGATTCTGAACATAGTGCGATCTTTCAGGTACTCGACCGCGATGCGACCGACAAGGTCGAACGTATTTTGCTAACGGCATCTGGCGGCCCGTTTCGGACCTGGTCACTGGCTGATATGGCCGATGTCAGCCGTGAGCAGGCACTGGCCCATCCGAACTGGAGCATGGGCGCTAAAATCTCGATCGATTCTGCGACCATGATGAATAAGGGGTTGGAACTGATCGAGGCATGTCGCCTGTTTCCGGTGCCAGAGCCCCAGGTGGAAATTCTGGTGCATCCGCAATCGGTGATTCACAGCATGGTTGAATATGTTGATGGATCGGTTCTGGCTCAGTTGGGAACGCCTGATATGCGAACCCCAATTGCCTATGCGCTTGGCTGGCCCGAACGGCTGGAATTGAAGCTGCCGCGCCTTGATTTTACGGCCATTGGCCAGTTCAGTTTTGAAGCGCCAGATATCAATCGTTTTCCTGCCTTGCGACTGGCGCGTGAAGCCTTGCGAAGCGGGGGCACCCTGCCTATTGTTCTTAACGCTGCGAATGAAGTTGCCGTCGCCGCCTTCCTGGCTGGCCGTATCGGTTTTCTTGATATTGCGAACCTTGTCGAAGCAACCATGGCCTCCCATGCTGATGAAAAGCTGGTGGATATCGACCATGTGTTTGCCACCGACGCGGTCGCACGGTGCAGCACCGAGGACATGATCACCCAAAAGGCCTAG
- a CDS encoding phosphatidate cytidylyltransferase, which yields MAQSSDVTSAPKSGLGLRILSALVMAPVAIAAVWFGSPWFGLLILVFSIAMIWEWMRMCAPDRALLLAGISGLGLAISMYMQSVAPTLAGLLPALIAAIITVLACGRERALVLTGAVFIPVAALAVQWLRAWHADGLLLIMWLFLTVWATDTGAYAFGRAIGGPKLAPRFSPKKTWAGLFGGMICAALIGGLMVYFSGGSSIAAIALTSAALAVVAQIGDLAESALKRRFGVKDSSNLIPGHGGFLDRADGMLSVLPVAFVIVYFFGLTLH from the coding sequence TTGGCGCAGTCCTCTGATGTAACCAGCGCGCCGAAATCAGGCCTTGGCCTGCGAATTCTTTCCGCCCTTGTGATGGCACCTGTCGCCATTGCTGCTGTCTGGTTTGGTTCCCCCTGGTTTGGCCTGCTTATCCTGGTTTTCAGCATCGCCATGATCTGGGAATGGATGCGTATGTGTGCACCTGACCGTGCTTTGCTGCTGGCAGGTATTTCCGGGCTTGGCCTTGCCATATCCATGTATATGCAATCTGTTGCACCAACCCTTGCGGGCTTATTGCCTGCACTGATCGCCGCAATCATAACGGTGCTTGCCTGTGGGCGGGAACGTGCCCTGGTATTGACGGGGGCCGTGTTTATTCCCGTTGCGGCGCTGGCGGTGCAATGGCTGCGTGCTTGGCATGCTGATGGCCTGCTTTTGATCATGTGGCTGTTCCTGACTGTCTGGGCGACTGATACCGGGGCATATGCCTTTGGCCGTGCGATTGGCGGGCCAAAACTCGCGCCGCGCTTCAGCCCCAAAAAAACCTGGGCGGGCCTGTTTGGTGGCATGATCTGTGCTGCATTGATTGGCGGGCTGATGGTTTATTTCAGTGGCGGCAGCTCGATTGCTGCAATTGCGCTTACCAGTGCGGCATTGGCCGTTGTTGCGCAGATCGGTGATCTTGCAGAATCTGCCCTTAAACGGCGTTTTGGTGTAAAAGACAGCAGCAATCTGATTCCCGGGCATGGTGGTTTTCTGGATCGTGCAGACGGGATGCTGTCGGTTTTGCCGGTTGCGTTCGTTATTGTTTATTTTTTCGGTCTGACCTTGCACTGA
- a CDS encoding isoprenyl transferase: MTVLASNLKPSGSQHLPRHVAIIMDGNGRWARARGKPRTFGHRAGVEAVRRTVEAAADIGIEFLTLYGFSTENWKRPEGEVSDLMGLLRLFIKRELAALDKNGVCIRVIGDRTRFAADIQELLENAEKRTASNTRLKLTIALSYGSRAEIADAMRFIAHRIERGELSAADVTEDLIEQSLATAGMPDPDLLIRTSGEQRISNFLLWQCAYTEFVFDDVLWPDFDRQHLERAIESFAGRERRFGAVL, from the coding sequence ATGACTGTTCTGGCATCCAACCTCAAGCCTTCGGGCAGCCAACATTTGCCACGTCATGTTGCCATCATTATGGATGGCAACGGGCGTTGGGCGCGTGCGCGCGGCAAACCCCGCACCTTTGGCCATCGGGCCGGGGTTGAGGCGGTGCGCCGTACGGTCGAGGCTGCTGCTGATATCGGGATCGAATTTCTGACCCTTTATGGTTTTTCCACTGAAAACTGGAAACGCCCGGAAGGCGAGGTAAGCGACCTGATGGGGTTGTTGCGCCTGTTCATCAAGCGCGAACTGGCGGCTCTTGACAAAAATGGTGTGTGCATTCGCGTGATTGGTGATCGCACCCGTTTTGCCGCCGATATCCAGGAATTGCTGGAAAATGCGGAAAAGCGCACGGCATCCAATACACGCCTGAAACTTACCATTGCACTAAGCTATGGCTCGCGGGCTGAAATTGCCGATGCCATGCGTTTTATCGCCCATCGGATCGAACGTGGCGAGCTTTCAGCAGCTGACGTGACCGAAGATCTGATCGAGCAAAGCCTGGCAACAGCCGGTATGCCTGATCCTGACCTTTTGATTCGTACCAGCGGCGAACAGCGGATCAGCAACTTTCTGCTGTGGCAGTGCGCCTATACCGAATTCGTCTTTGATGACGTTTTGTGGCCCGATTTTGATCGGCAACATCTGGAGCGGGCAATCGAAAGTTTTGCCGGACGGGAGCGGCGTTTTGGCGCAGTCCTCTGA
- the frr gene encoding ribosome recycling factor, with amino-acid sequence MSDVAGLKKDLTRRMEGALEVLHKEFTGLRTGRASANLLDPVMVEAYGAMTPLNQVGSVSVPESRMLSVQVWDKSMVKAVEKAIRNAGLGLNPASDGTLIRVPIPPLNEERRVELGKVAGKYAEQARISVRNVRRDGMDQLKKWEKDSEISEDILRSEEKEIQKLTDKVIGEIDDALAHKEQEIMQV; translated from the coding sequence GTGTCTGACGTTGCTGGCCTGAAAAAGGACCTCACCCGCCGTATGGAAGGGGCTTTGGAAGTATTGCACAAGGAATTCACCGGTTTGCGTACCGGTCGTGCCAGTGCAAACCTTCTTGATCCTGTAATGGTTGAAGCCTATGGCGCAATGACACCGCTGAACCAGGTTGGTTCGGTCAGTGTTCCTGAATCCCGCATGCTTTCGGTTCAGGTCTGGGACAAATCGATGGTCAAGGCTGTCGAAAAGGCAATTCGCAATGCCGGTCTTGGCCTTAACCCGGCTTCGGACGGCACACTTATTCGCGTTCCGATTCCCCCGCTTAACGAAGAGCGCCGTGTCGAATTGGGCAAAGTTGCTGGCAAATATGCCGAACAGGCCCGTATTTCGGTTCGTAACGTTCGCCGCGATGGCATGGACCAGCTCAAGAAGTGGGAAAAGGACAGCGAAATTTCTGAAGATATTCTTCGTTCCGAAGAAAAAGAAATTCAGAAGCTGACCGACAAGGTTATTGGCGAGATCGACGACGCTCTCGCTCATAAAGAACAGGAAATCATGCAAGTCTGA
- the pyrH gene encoding UMP kinase encodes MAENGPLKFRRVLLKLSGEGLLGKQQYGLDPDTVDRIASEIKTVHDMGAEVCMVIGGGNIFRGVKGASQGMERATADYMGMLATIMNALAVQNALERHGVQTRVQSAIPMSSVCEPYIRRRAVRHMEKGRVVIFAAGTGNPFFTTDTAAALRAVEMGCDALLKGTQVDGVYTADPKTNPDAVRYDELTYMDVLAKDLRVMDASAISLARENDIPVIVFSLHNPGAFADVVCAKGTFTIISNGD; translated from the coding sequence ATGGCAGAAAACGGCCCGTTGAAGTTTCGTCGTGTGCTGTTGAAATTGTCCGGCGAAGGTCTGCTGGGCAAACAGCAATATGGTCTTGACCCCGATACGGTTGATCGTATCGCCAGCGAGATCAAGACGGTCCATGATATGGGCGCAGAAGTCTGCATGGTTATCGGTGGCGGCAATATCTTTCGCGGTGTCAAAGGCGCCTCGCAGGGGATGGAACGCGCAACCGCTGACTATATGGGGATGCTTGCGACCATTATGAATGCCCTTGCCGTCCAGAATGCCCTTGAACGCCATGGCGTTCAGACGCGTGTGCAGTCGGCTATTCCAATGTCATCGGTCTGTGAACCGTATATTCGCCGTCGTGCCGTGCGCCATATGGAAAAGGGCCGCGTTGTTATTTTCGCGGCCGGTACCGGCAACCCGTTTTTCACCACCGATACCGCTGCGGCGTTGCGCGCGGTTGAAATGGGATGCGATGCCCTGTTAAAGGGAACGCAGGTTGACGGCGTTTATACTGCCGATCCGAAGACCAATCCTGATGCAGTTCGTTATGACGAACTGACATATATGGATGTACTTGCGAAAGATTTGCGTGTTATGGATGCTTCCGCTATTTCTTTGGCGCGCGAAAATGATATTCCGGTAATTGTATTTTCTTTGCATAATCCCGGCGCCTTTGCCGATGTTGTCTGTGCAAAGGGTACATTTACGATTATTTCGAATGGAGACTGA